In Symphalangus syndactylus isolate Jambi chromosome 14, NHGRI_mSymSyn1-v2.1_pri, whole genome shotgun sequence, one DNA window encodes the following:
- the DNASE1L2 gene encoding deoxyribonuclease-1-like 2 isoform X1, whose amino-acid sequence MGMNASSSGTQLSRGGGTQRSPAPPWTRTSNTGPCPGARAAARRSQCSPVSDTPAAWTRDPHSPRTSEPRASAPTSKAAASVPSLSLRTMGGPRALLAALWALEAAGTAALRIGAFNIQSFGDSKVSDPACSSIIAKILAGYDLALVQEVRDPDLSAVSALMEQINSVSEHEYSFVSSQPLGRDQYKEMYLFVYRKDEVSVVDTYLYPDPEDVFSREPFVVKFSAPSSAAQKLVLIPLHAAPHQAVAEIDALYDVYLDVIDKWGTDDMLFLGDFNADCSYVRAQDWATIRLRSSEVFKWLIPDSADTTVGNSDCAYDRIVACGARLRRSLKPQSATVHNFQEEFGLDQTQALAVSDHFPVEVTLKSHR is encoded by the exons ATGGGAATGAACGCCAGTTCATCAGGCACCCAGCTCAGTCGAGGGGGCGGGACCCAGCGCAGCCCGGCCCCTCCCTGGACCAGGACCTCAAATACCGGTCCCTGCCCTGGTGCCAGAGCTGCTGCCAGAAGGAGTCAGTGCAGTCCTGTGTCGGACACGCCTGCAGCCTGGACCCGGGATCCCCATTCCCCTAGGACCTCTGAGCCTCGGGCTTCCGCACCCACATCCAAG GCGGCAGCGTCTGTCCCCAGCCTCTCGCTCCGCACCATGGGCGGGCCCCGGGCTCTGCTGGCCGCGCTCTGGGCGCTGGAAGCCGCCGGGACCGCCGCGCTTCGCATCGGCGCCTTCAACATTCAAAGCTTCGGTGACAGCAAAGTGTCGGACCCGGCTTGTAGCAGCATCATCGCGAAG ATCCTGGCTGGCTATGACCTCGCGCTGGTGCAGGAGGTGCGAGACCCAGACCTCAGCGCCGTGTCCGCTCTCATGGAGCAGATCAACAG CGTATCCGAGCACGAGTACAGCTTTGTGAGCAGCCAGCCCCTGGGCCGGGACCAGTACAAAGAGATGTACCTGTTCGTGTACAG GAAAGACGAGGTGTCGGTCGTGGACACCTACCTGTACCCGGACCCCGAGGACGTCTTCAGCCGCGAGCCCTTCGTGGTCAAGTTCTCGGCCCCCAGCTCAG CAGCACAGAAGCTGGTGCTGATTCCGCTGCACGCGGCGCCGCATCAAGCCGTGGCGGAGATCGACGCGCTCTACGACGTGTACCTGGACGTGATCGACAAGTGGGGCACCGAC GACATGCTGTTCCTGGGTGACTTCAACGCCGACTGCAGCTATGTGCGGGCGCAGGACTGGGCCACCATCCGTCTGAGGAGCAGTGAGGTCTTCAAATGGCTCATCCCTGACAGCGCCGACACCACGGTGGGCAACTCAGACTGCGCCTACGACCGCATTGTGGCCTGTGGCGCCCGCTTGCGCCGGAGCCTGAAGCCCCAGTCGGCCACCGTTCACAACTTCCAGGAGGAATTCGGCCTGGACCAAACTCAG GCTCTCGCCGTCAGTGACCACTTTCCGGTGGAGGTGACCCTCAAGTCCCACCGATGA
- the DNASE1L2 gene encoding deoxyribonuclease-1-like 2 isoform X2, with protein sequence MGMNASSSGTQLSRGGGTQRSPAPPWTRTSNTGPCPGARAAARRSQCSPVSDTPAAWTRDPHSPRTSEPRASAPTSKAAASVPSLSLRTMGGPRALLAALWALEAAGTAALRIGAFNIQSFGDSKVSDPACSSIIAKILAGYDLALVQEVRDPDLSAVSALMEQINSVSEHEYSFVSSQPLGRDQYKEMYLFVYRKDEVSVVDTYLYPDPEDVFSREPFVVKFSAPSSAQKLVLIPLHAAPHQAVAEIDALYDVYLDVIDKWGTDDMLFLGDFNADCSYVRAQDWATIRLRSSEVFKWLIPDSADTTVGNSDCAYDRIVACGARLRRSLKPQSATVHNFQEEFGLDQTQALAVSDHFPVEVTLKSHR encoded by the exons ATGGGAATGAACGCCAGTTCATCAGGCACCCAGCTCAGTCGAGGGGGCGGGACCCAGCGCAGCCCGGCCCCTCCCTGGACCAGGACCTCAAATACCGGTCCCTGCCCTGGTGCCAGAGCTGCTGCCAGAAGGAGTCAGTGCAGTCCTGTGTCGGACACGCCTGCAGCCTGGACCCGGGATCCCCATTCCCCTAGGACCTCTGAGCCTCGGGCTTCCGCACCCACATCCAAG GCGGCAGCGTCTGTCCCCAGCCTCTCGCTCCGCACCATGGGCGGGCCCCGGGCTCTGCTGGCCGCGCTCTGGGCGCTGGAAGCCGCCGGGACCGCCGCGCTTCGCATCGGCGCCTTCAACATTCAAAGCTTCGGTGACAGCAAAGTGTCGGACCCGGCTTGTAGCAGCATCATCGCGAAG ATCCTGGCTGGCTATGACCTCGCGCTGGTGCAGGAGGTGCGAGACCCAGACCTCAGCGCCGTGTCCGCTCTCATGGAGCAGATCAACAG CGTATCCGAGCACGAGTACAGCTTTGTGAGCAGCCAGCCCCTGGGCCGGGACCAGTACAAAGAGATGTACCTGTTCGTGTACAG GAAAGACGAGGTGTCGGTCGTGGACACCTACCTGTACCCGGACCCCGAGGACGTCTTCAGCCGCGAGCCCTTCGTGGTCAAGTTCTCGGCCCCCAGCTCAG CACAGAAGCTGGTGCTGATTCCGCTGCACGCGGCGCCGCATCAAGCCGTGGCGGAGATCGACGCGCTCTACGACGTGTACCTGGACGTGATCGACAAGTGGGGCACCGAC GACATGCTGTTCCTGGGTGACTTCAACGCCGACTGCAGCTATGTGCGGGCGCAGGACTGGGCCACCATCCGTCTGAGGAGCAGTGAGGTCTTCAAATGGCTCATCCCTGACAGCGCCGACACCACGGTGGGCAACTCAGACTGCGCCTACGACCGCATTGTGGCCTGTGGCGCCCGCTTGCGCCGGAGCCTGAAGCCCCAGTCGGCCACCGTTCACAACTTCCAGGAGGAATTCGGCCTGGACCAAACTCAG GCTCTCGCCGTCAGTGACCACTTTCCGGTGGAGGTGACCCTCAAGTCCCACCGATGA